A genome region from Oenanthe melanoleuca isolate GR-GAL-2019-014 chromosome 2, OMel1.0, whole genome shotgun sequence includes the following:
- the JCAD gene encoding junctional cadherin 5-associated protein isoform X1, which produces MFSVEDLLISHGYKLSKNPPVPYESRYDGYRHEIAGDRSAQRTALNGIETESRAGAFSKRPLVKTSSSSTESSHGSQGRQAGPGYHHDLQGLSTFHTSEGGAYDRPHLAWSSQPKTDKDLAYWRRRGQDFSVLLGYSQKASVEMKGLAAAPGAPRHPKESQLKVGTGAGFVRRSGLQESCEVPSDCKWRSLEVESWSQPKKVGRQMSEGDREKLLQELYSLTMGDNALSTHSRGKSQSLPRVLSPESMRCVEMPSLTNSNNSLSATKTPSYPPHRLSVEPAKHQGTGGHVLPLVKPKYGRPLKPPSYELQRQTRAPAENVGFQDHYQKEEPVSYLAKVSEPRQDAGIPDSGLEPPVYVPPPSYKSPPHQHVAPHSPSEVPNTNTCASSDPQGPAERAVPCQRPAMSTFEVGGDPCKDNHFPHGKQSHARRPADHLRSVQYIPFDDPRIRHIKIAPLEGLQGSSNHTENARSPSSGALQERNLEVQYNSAFVDASNLSCSAKGERTSDSSTHSNRWLAPSIRDQENCALTDQRDNCSATNHSPRNKASTEYTKGKLSVRNSHMDNTCETVTKVKKFEPGTGMQSKKSSKKKMNETIFCLVSIPVKSESNLPDTDRNNNITQSPDKNRFDNNGALQEQSLLSMSSTDLELQALTGSMTNKNELQKQELWRPEEFKQMNDLRFIQPTKHRELKYSGSWPGDQYKDQQTQTSFSEEPESPEFFHGTKPGKPYNSKPLSPKLPGCTASTMGAKQTGSPSDETGYRQSAYGMKGQTHLSQSSNSAFSRTGTSVLQSPSPKAHQSQPVPVQERENGLLSKGDVVKGEAGASCNSKEPFGQFLLKPVSRRPWDAISELESFNKELQGQEESTSSEEDLESAAAPLQAGVFMQRREFRNEKASQEPKHGGKSEMVVPEVPVFRSGRVKSKSESWSMGTEHGGEPRCVGSQGSSKPGGSSEGVRPAGGNLIAEMGMGEAKSRTSKQPVHVGPVKRVLSSSPSSSCHSNPFNNPVLQEMSEDQNYLDFVKLSKCATPTNDSVLERGSVVRLSLTKRNQRCSEPDLRSVGLDVAPELGANNSDHSSDANAVEIPVNESLQARAARILGIDIAVESLLPDDHAGPHPGTSPSNGAQDFESSTIGSTVSNKEGKKEDSYEGRRKCGWTESALFVRAAGRSLYPDECQATPQEARAKPLVTEQILEQPASPSQGEDQNSVCKSAAYQHSEKRVRSTSKVIETLQGKLTSPPSRTAMDRLVRMKEVDSVSRMRRLSIKSADSGEEVDEEKLSKVPEERGSKLASSGAVSKRVISLSENGCLGGMDKKKIDRDFSLGKILLWEIQMGTHSLCNGMISLLMPT; this is translated from the exons ATGTTCAGTGTCGAAGACCTCCTGATTTCTCATGGATACAAATTGTCAAAAAATCCCCCTGTTCCATACGAGAGCAGGTATGATGGATACCGGCACGAGATCGCGGGGGACAGATCTGCTCAGAGAACAGCACTGAACGGGATTGAAACAGAATCCAGAGCTGGGGCCTTCAGCAAGAGACCTCTGGTGAAAACCAGCTCaagcagcactgaaagcagCCACGGGAGCCAAGGGAGGCAAGCAGGTCCTGGTTACCACCATGACCTTCAGGGTTTGTCCACTTTTCATACTTCAGAAGGGGG GGCTTATGACAGGCCTCATTTAGCATGGTCTTCCCAGCCCAAGACTGACAAAGATCTCGCCTACTGGAGAAGACGGGGGCAGGACTTCAGTGTGCTGCTGGGCTATTCCCAGAAGGCCAGTGTGGAGATGAaaggcctggctgcagccccaggggcaccCCGGCACCCCAAGGAGAGTCAGCTGAAGGTGGGGACAGGTGCAGGGTTTGTCAGAAGAAGCGGATTGCAGGAAAGCTGTGAAGTGCCCAGCGACTGCAAATGGCGAAGCCTGGAGGTAGAAAGCTGGAGCCAGCCAAAAAAGGTTGGCAGGCAAATGTCTGAGGGTGACAGGGAGAAGCTGCTTCAAGAGCTGTATTCGCTGACCATGGGAGACAACGCActcagcacccacagcaggggCAAGTCGCAGTCGTTGCCGAGGGTCCTTTCCCCCGAGAGCATGAGGTGCGTGGAAATGCCCTCCCTGACCAACAGTAACAACTCGCTCAGCGCCACCAAAACCCCCTCCTATCCCCCACACAGACTGAGTGTGGAACCAGCCAAGCACCAGGGAACGGGAGGCCATGTCCTTCCCCTGGTGAAGCCCAAGTACGGGAGACCTCTCAAGCCTCCATCCTATGAACTGCAGCGGCAGACCAGGGCACCTGCAGAAAATGTGGGCTTCCAGGACCACTACCAGAAAGAAGAGCCTGTCTCCTACTTAGCCAAAGTCAGTGAGCCCAGGCAAGATGCTGGCATTCCAGACTCTGGTTTGGAGCCCCCAGTGTACGTACCTCCTCCTTCTTACAAATCCCCACCTCACCAACACGTGGCCCCACATTCCCCCAGTGAAGTGCCTAACACCAACACGTGCGCCAGCAGCGATCCGCAGGGTCCTGCAGAGCgggctgtcccctgccagcGACCAGCCATGAGTACTTTTGAAGTGGGGGGTGACCCTTGCAAAGACAACCATTTTCCTCATGGGAAGCAAAGCCATGCAAGGCGCCCTGCTGACCACCTGCGTTCCGTTCAGTACATTCCCTTTGATGACCCTCGCATACGACATATTAAAATTGCACCACTGGAAggtctgcagggcagctctAACCACACTGAAAATGCACGTAGTCCCAGTTCTGGTGCTTTGCAAGAGAGAAATCTTGAAGTACAGTACAACAGTGCCTTTGTGGATGCATCAAACTTGTCCTGTTCTGCAAAGGGAGAAAGAACTTCCGACAGCTCCACCCATAGCAACAGATGGTTGGCACCATCCATCCGAGATCAGGAAAATTGTGCCTTGACGGACCAAAGAGACAATTGTAGTGCAACTAATCACAGCCCCCGCAACAAAGCCAGCACAGAGTACACGAAAGGCAAACTTTCTGTTAGAAATTCACATATGGACAACACCTGTGAGACTGTTACAAAAGTGAAAAAGTTTGAACCTGGAACTGGGATGCAGAGCAAAAAgagttcaaagaaaaaaatgaatgaaactATATTTTGTTTGGTCTCCATCCCAGTTAAATCAGAATCCAATCTGCCAGATACAGATAGGAACAACAACATAACTCAGAGCCCTGATAAGAATAGGTTTGATAACAATGGGGCTTTACAAGAACAAAGTCTCTTAAGTATGTCTTCAACAGACTTGGAGTTACAAGCGCTTACAGGAAGCATGACCAATAAAAATGAGTTACAAAAACAAGAGCTGTGGAGACCAGAAGAGTTCAAACAAATGAATGACCTCAGATTTATTCAGCCTACAAAACACAGAGAGCTCAAATATTCTGGCTCCTGGCCAGGTGATCAGTACAAAGACCAGCAGACACAGACCAGTTTCTCTGAAGAACCTGAGAGCCCAGAGTTTTTCCATGGTACAAAGCCTGGGAAGCCTTATAATAGTAAACCACTATCTCCAAAACTCCCAGGATGTACAGCATCCACGATGGGGGCAAAGCAGACAGGGTCTCCTTCTGATGAGACAGGCTACAGGCAGAGTGCTTATGGTATGAAGGGCCAGACACACCTCAGCCAGTCTAGCAACAGTGCATTTTCCAGGACTGGAACCTCAGTCCTTCAGTCTCCCTCCCCAAAAGCCCACCAGAGCCAGCCTGTGCCTGTCCAAGAGAGGGAAAACGGCCTTCTTTCCAAAGGAGATGTAGTTAAGGGAGAAGCAGGTGCTTCCTGCAACAGTAAAGAACCATTTGGGCAGTTCCTGTTGAAACCTGTAAGTCGCCGTCCCTGGGATGCAATAAGTGAGCTAGAAAGTTTTAACAAGGAGctgcaagggcaggaggagagcacaAGCAGTGAAGAAGATTTGGaaagtgctgcagctcctctgcaggcaGGTGTCTTTATGCAGAGGAGGGAGTTCAGAAATGAGAAAGCAAGCCAGGAGCCAAAACATGGTGGGAAATCAGAAATGGTTGTGCCAGAGGTGCCTGTATTTAGGTCAGGAAGGGTTAAAAGTAAGTCTGAAAGTTGGAGCATGGGGACAGAGCATGGTGGCGAGCCAAGATGTGTTGGCTCCCAAGGCTCCTCaaagccaggagggagcagtgaAGGAGTCAGGCCAGCAGGTGGAAATCTGATAGCAGAAATGGGGATGGGGGAAGCCAAGAGCAGAACAAGCAAACAGCCAGTTCATGTGGGCCCTGTCAAAAGAGTTTTGTCCAGTAGCCCAAGTAGTTCATGTCACAGTAATCCTTTTAATAACCCTGTCTTGCAGGAGATGAGCGAAGACCAAAATTACCTAGACTTTGTTAAACTGAGCAAATGTGCAACTCCCACAAATGATAGTGTATTGGAGAGAGGGTCAGTAGTACGCTTGTCACTAACCAAGAGGAACCAAAGGTGTTCTGAGCCAGATTTGAGGTCAGTGGGACTTGATGTGGCCCCAGAACTTGGTGCTAACAACTCTGATCACTCTTCAGATGCAAATGCAGTGGAAATCCCTGTGAATGAGTCATTGCAGGCAAGAGCTGCAAGAATTTTAGGTATAGATATAGCAGTGGAGTCTCTCCTTCCAGATGACCATGCTGGGCCCCACCCAGGCACCAGCCCTTCCAATGGTGCTCAGGACTTTGAGTCATCAACGATAGGGAGCACAGTAAGtaacaaagaaggaaaaaaagaagattctTATGAAGGCAGACGAAAGTGTGGCTGGACAGAGAGTGCTCTCTttgtcagagcagcaggacgATCTTTATACCCTGATGAGTGCCAGGCCACTCCCCAGGAAGCCAGAGCTAAACCACTGGTAACCGAGCAAATTCTTGAACAACCTGCAAGTCCCAGCCAAGGTGAGGACCAAAACTCGGTTTGCAAGTCAGCTGCTTATCAGCATTCAGAAAAGAGAGTGAGGAGCACCTCGAAAGTGATAGAGACCCTCCAAGGCAAGCTCACGTCTCCCCCCAGCCGGACTGCCATGGATCGCCTGGTGCGGATGAAGGAAGTTGACTCCGTGTCGCGGATGAGGCGTCTGAGCATTAAGAGCGCAGACTCGGGGGAGGAGGTGGATGAGGAGAAGCTGTCAAAGGTAccagaggagagaggaagcaAACTGGCAAGCTCAGGGGCTGTTTCCAAGCGTGTTATCTCTCTCAGTGAAAATGGATGTTTAGGAGGAATGGACAAGAAGAAGATCGacagagatttttctttagGTAAGATCCTGTTATGGGAGATTCAGATGGGTACTCATTCCTTATGTAATGGCATGATCAGTTTGCTTATGCCCACGTAA
- the JCAD gene encoding junctional cadherin 5-associated protein isoform X2: protein MFSVEDLLISHGYKLSKNPPVPYESRYDGYRHEIAGDRSAQRTALNGIETESRAGAFSKRPLVKTSSSSTESSHGSQGRQAGPGYHHDLQGLSTFHTSEGGAYDRPHLAWSSQPKTDKDLAYWRRRGQDFSVLLGYSQKASVEMKGLAAAPGAPRHPKESQLKVGTGAGFVRRSGLQESCEVPSDCKWRSLEVESWSQPKKVGRQMSEGDREKLLQELYSLTMGDNALSTHSRGKSQSLPRVLSPESMRCVEMPSLTNSNNSLSATKTPSYPPHRLSVEPAKHQGTGGHVLPLVKPKYGRPLKPPSYELQRQTRAPAENVGFQDHYQKEEPVSYLAKVSEPRQDAGIPDSGLEPPVYVPPPSYKSPPHQHVAPHSPSEVPNTNTCASSDPQGPAERAVPCQRPAMSTFEVGGDPCKDNHFPHGKQSHARRPADHLRSVQYIPFDDPRIRHIKIAPLEGLQGSSNHTENARSPSSGALQERNLEVQYNSAFVDASNLSCSAKGERTSDSSTHSNRWLAPSIRDQENCALTDQRDNCSATNHSPRNKASTEYTKGKLSVRNSHMDNTCETVTKVKKFEPGTGMQSKKSSKKKMNETIFCLVSIPVKSESNLPDTDRNNNITQSPDKNRFDNNGALQEQSLLSMSSTDLELQALTGSMTNKNELQKQELWRPEEFKQMNDLRFIQPTKHRELKYSGSWPGDQYKDQQTQTSFSEEPESPEFFHGTKPGKPYNSKPLSPKLPGCTASTMGAKQTGSPSDETGYRQSAYGMKGQTHLSQSSNSAFSRTGTSVLQSPSPKAHQSQPVPVQERENGLLSKGDVVKGEAGASCNSKEPFGQFLLKPVSRRPWDAISELESFNKELQGQEESTSSEEDLESAAAPLQAGVFMQRREFRNEKASQEPKHGGKSEMVVPEVPVFRSGRVKSKSESWSMGTEHGGEPRCVGSQGSSKPGGSSEGVRPAGGNLIAEMGMGEAKSRTSKQPVHVGPVKRVLSSSPSSSCHSNPFNNPVLQEMSEDQNYLDFVKLSKCATPTNDSVLERGSVVRLSLTKRNQRCSEPDLRSVGLDVAPELGANNSDHSSDANAVEIPVNESLQARAARILGIDIAVESLLPDDHAGPHPGTSPSNGAQDFESSTIGSTVSNKEGKKEDSYEGRRKCGWTESALFVRAAGRSLYPDECQATPQEARAKPLVTEQILEQPASPSQGEDQNSVCKSAAYQHSEKRVRSTSKVIETLQGKLTSPPSRTAMDRLVRMKEVDSVSRMRRLSIKSADSGEEVDEEKLSKVPEERGSKLASSGAVSKRVISLSENGCLGGMDKKKIDRDFSLDTYDPTKVEKV from the exons ATGTTCAGTGTCGAAGACCTCCTGATTTCTCATGGATACAAATTGTCAAAAAATCCCCCTGTTCCATACGAGAGCAGGTATGATGGATACCGGCACGAGATCGCGGGGGACAGATCTGCTCAGAGAACAGCACTGAACGGGATTGAAACAGAATCCAGAGCTGGGGCCTTCAGCAAGAGACCTCTGGTGAAAACCAGCTCaagcagcactgaaagcagCCACGGGAGCCAAGGGAGGCAAGCAGGTCCTGGTTACCACCATGACCTTCAGGGTTTGTCCACTTTTCATACTTCAGAAGGGGG GGCTTATGACAGGCCTCATTTAGCATGGTCTTCCCAGCCCAAGACTGACAAAGATCTCGCCTACTGGAGAAGACGGGGGCAGGACTTCAGTGTGCTGCTGGGCTATTCCCAGAAGGCCAGTGTGGAGATGAaaggcctggctgcagccccaggggcaccCCGGCACCCCAAGGAGAGTCAGCTGAAGGTGGGGACAGGTGCAGGGTTTGTCAGAAGAAGCGGATTGCAGGAAAGCTGTGAAGTGCCCAGCGACTGCAAATGGCGAAGCCTGGAGGTAGAAAGCTGGAGCCAGCCAAAAAAGGTTGGCAGGCAAATGTCTGAGGGTGACAGGGAGAAGCTGCTTCAAGAGCTGTATTCGCTGACCATGGGAGACAACGCActcagcacccacagcaggggCAAGTCGCAGTCGTTGCCGAGGGTCCTTTCCCCCGAGAGCATGAGGTGCGTGGAAATGCCCTCCCTGACCAACAGTAACAACTCGCTCAGCGCCACCAAAACCCCCTCCTATCCCCCACACAGACTGAGTGTGGAACCAGCCAAGCACCAGGGAACGGGAGGCCATGTCCTTCCCCTGGTGAAGCCCAAGTACGGGAGACCTCTCAAGCCTCCATCCTATGAACTGCAGCGGCAGACCAGGGCACCTGCAGAAAATGTGGGCTTCCAGGACCACTACCAGAAAGAAGAGCCTGTCTCCTACTTAGCCAAAGTCAGTGAGCCCAGGCAAGATGCTGGCATTCCAGACTCTGGTTTGGAGCCCCCAGTGTACGTACCTCCTCCTTCTTACAAATCCCCACCTCACCAACACGTGGCCCCACATTCCCCCAGTGAAGTGCCTAACACCAACACGTGCGCCAGCAGCGATCCGCAGGGTCCTGCAGAGCgggctgtcccctgccagcGACCAGCCATGAGTACTTTTGAAGTGGGGGGTGACCCTTGCAAAGACAACCATTTTCCTCATGGGAAGCAAAGCCATGCAAGGCGCCCTGCTGACCACCTGCGTTCCGTTCAGTACATTCCCTTTGATGACCCTCGCATACGACATATTAAAATTGCACCACTGGAAggtctgcagggcagctctAACCACACTGAAAATGCACGTAGTCCCAGTTCTGGTGCTTTGCAAGAGAGAAATCTTGAAGTACAGTACAACAGTGCCTTTGTGGATGCATCAAACTTGTCCTGTTCTGCAAAGGGAGAAAGAACTTCCGACAGCTCCACCCATAGCAACAGATGGTTGGCACCATCCATCCGAGATCAGGAAAATTGTGCCTTGACGGACCAAAGAGACAATTGTAGTGCAACTAATCACAGCCCCCGCAACAAAGCCAGCACAGAGTACACGAAAGGCAAACTTTCTGTTAGAAATTCACATATGGACAACACCTGTGAGACTGTTACAAAAGTGAAAAAGTTTGAACCTGGAACTGGGATGCAGAGCAAAAAgagttcaaagaaaaaaatgaatgaaactATATTTTGTTTGGTCTCCATCCCAGTTAAATCAGAATCCAATCTGCCAGATACAGATAGGAACAACAACATAACTCAGAGCCCTGATAAGAATAGGTTTGATAACAATGGGGCTTTACAAGAACAAAGTCTCTTAAGTATGTCTTCAACAGACTTGGAGTTACAAGCGCTTACAGGAAGCATGACCAATAAAAATGAGTTACAAAAACAAGAGCTGTGGAGACCAGAAGAGTTCAAACAAATGAATGACCTCAGATTTATTCAGCCTACAAAACACAGAGAGCTCAAATATTCTGGCTCCTGGCCAGGTGATCAGTACAAAGACCAGCAGACACAGACCAGTTTCTCTGAAGAACCTGAGAGCCCAGAGTTTTTCCATGGTACAAAGCCTGGGAAGCCTTATAATAGTAAACCACTATCTCCAAAACTCCCAGGATGTACAGCATCCACGATGGGGGCAAAGCAGACAGGGTCTCCTTCTGATGAGACAGGCTACAGGCAGAGTGCTTATGGTATGAAGGGCCAGACACACCTCAGCCAGTCTAGCAACAGTGCATTTTCCAGGACTGGAACCTCAGTCCTTCAGTCTCCCTCCCCAAAAGCCCACCAGAGCCAGCCTGTGCCTGTCCAAGAGAGGGAAAACGGCCTTCTTTCCAAAGGAGATGTAGTTAAGGGAGAAGCAGGTGCTTCCTGCAACAGTAAAGAACCATTTGGGCAGTTCCTGTTGAAACCTGTAAGTCGCCGTCCCTGGGATGCAATAAGTGAGCTAGAAAGTTTTAACAAGGAGctgcaagggcaggaggagagcacaAGCAGTGAAGAAGATTTGGaaagtgctgcagctcctctgcaggcaGGTGTCTTTATGCAGAGGAGGGAGTTCAGAAATGAGAAAGCAAGCCAGGAGCCAAAACATGGTGGGAAATCAGAAATGGTTGTGCCAGAGGTGCCTGTATTTAGGTCAGGAAGGGTTAAAAGTAAGTCTGAAAGTTGGAGCATGGGGACAGAGCATGGTGGCGAGCCAAGATGTGTTGGCTCCCAAGGCTCCTCaaagccaggagggagcagtgaAGGAGTCAGGCCAGCAGGTGGAAATCTGATAGCAGAAATGGGGATGGGGGAAGCCAAGAGCAGAACAAGCAAACAGCCAGTTCATGTGGGCCCTGTCAAAAGAGTTTTGTCCAGTAGCCCAAGTAGTTCATGTCACAGTAATCCTTTTAATAACCCTGTCTTGCAGGAGATGAGCGAAGACCAAAATTACCTAGACTTTGTTAAACTGAGCAAATGTGCAACTCCCACAAATGATAGTGTATTGGAGAGAGGGTCAGTAGTACGCTTGTCACTAACCAAGAGGAACCAAAGGTGTTCTGAGCCAGATTTGAGGTCAGTGGGACTTGATGTGGCCCCAGAACTTGGTGCTAACAACTCTGATCACTCTTCAGATGCAAATGCAGTGGAAATCCCTGTGAATGAGTCATTGCAGGCAAGAGCTGCAAGAATTTTAGGTATAGATATAGCAGTGGAGTCTCTCCTTCCAGATGACCATGCTGGGCCCCACCCAGGCACCAGCCCTTCCAATGGTGCTCAGGACTTTGAGTCATCAACGATAGGGAGCACAGTAAGtaacaaagaaggaaaaaaagaagattctTATGAAGGCAGACGAAAGTGTGGCTGGACAGAGAGTGCTCTCTttgtcagagcagcaggacgATCTTTATACCCTGATGAGTGCCAGGCCACTCCCCAGGAAGCCAGAGCTAAACCACTGGTAACCGAGCAAATTCTTGAACAACCTGCAAGTCCCAGCCAAGGTGAGGACCAAAACTCGGTTTGCAAGTCAGCTGCTTATCAGCATTCAGAAAAGAGAGTGAGGAGCACCTCGAAAGTGATAGAGACCCTCCAAGGCAAGCTCACGTCTCCCCCCAGCCGGACTGCCATGGATCGCCTGGTGCGGATGAAGGAAGTTGACTCCGTGTCGCGGATGAGGCGTCTGAGCATTAAGAGCGCAGACTCGGGGGAGGAGGTGGATGAGGAGAAGCTGTCAAAGGTAccagaggagagaggaagcaAACTGGCAAGCTCAGGGGCTGTTTCCAAGCGTGTTATCTCTCTCAGTGAAAATGGATGTTTAGGAGGAATGGACAAGAAGAAGATCGacagagatttttctttag